In a genomic window of Macadamia integrifolia cultivar HAES 741 unplaced genomic scaffold, SCU_Mint_v3 scaffold215, whole genome shotgun sequence:
- the LOC122065893 gene encoding cyclic dof factor 2-like, which translates to MSETRDPAIKLFGKTIPLSNNEDNPAVSGDSASATVSSLVSTGDNDSDLDRTSSQDNKSSKGGEVDRLQQQKDEVGDKPSETMEEDGAPPPSSDQLTNPATLSGNNDNRKTHSVDNENAMPKASDTEEEQNETDNSQEKTMKKPDKILPCPRCNSMDTKFCYYNNYNVNQPRHFCKNCQRYWTAGGTMRNVPVGAGRRKNKNSASHYRHINVSEALQTASDLPDGIHHPLKPNGTVLTFGSDTPLCESMSSVLNLAEKTMRNCTRNGFQRPEERKISVSCGGGENGDDHSNGSSVTASNSIEEGGKVSLQEPVMQNYHSFPPQVPCFPGAPWPYPWNSTQWSPAVPPPAFCPPSFPVSFYPTATYWGCTVPGSWNIPWITPPSSSPCPGPPGYGPSSPTLGKHSRDGNMLKPSNSEKEDPVKQSNSEKCLWIPKTLRIDDPGEAARSSIWATLGIKNDKADSISGGGLFKAFQSKGGEKNHMTETSHVLQANPAALSRSLNFHETS; encoded by the exons ATGTCGGAAACCAGAGACCCAGCAATCAAGCTCTTTGGAAAAACCATCCCTCTCTCAAACAACGAAGATAATCCAGCAGTTTCCGGAGATTCCGCCTCTGCTACTGTTTCTTCTCTTGTTAGTACTGGAGATAACGATTCTGATCTTGATCGGACGAGTTCTCAGGACAACAAATCAAGCAAAGGAGGAGAAGTCGACCGATTACAACAACAGAAG GATGAAGTGGGAGACAAACCCAGTGAGACTATGGAAGAAGATGGTGCACCTCCTCCAAGTTCAGACCAATTGACAAATCCAGCTACATTGTCAGGGAATAATGACAACCGTAAAACACACTCTGTTGACAACGAAAATGCAATGCCAAAAGCTTCTGATACTGAAGAGGAACAGAATGAGACAGATAACTCGCAGGAAAAGACCATGAAGAAGCCAGACAAGATCCTACCATGCCCCCGCTGTAATAGCATGGATACCAAGTTCTGTTACTATAACAATTATAATGTGAATCAGCCCAGGCATTTCTGCAAGAACTGCCAGAGATACTGGACAGCTGGTGGGACTATGAGAAATGTGCCTGTGGGTGCTGGCCGCCGGAAGAACAAGAACTCTGCTTCACATTACAGGCACATTAATGTCTCTGAAGCCCTCCAAACGGCATCAGATTTACCCGATGGGATCCACCACCCTTTGAAACCCAATGGCACTGTACTCACCTTTGGTTCAGATACACCTCTTTGTGAATCAATGTCTTCTGTGTTGAACCTTGCAGAAAAAACAATGCGGAATTGTACAAGGAATGGATTTCAAAGAccagaagaaaggaaaatttctGTTTCTTGCGGTGGGGGAGAAAATGGGGATGACCACTCCAATGGATCTTCTGTCACAGCTTCCAACTCAATTGAGGAGGGTGGCAAGGTGAGTTTGCAAGAACCAGTGATGCAGAATTATCACAGTTTTCCTCCTCAGGTTCCATGCTTTCCGGGGGCTCCTTGGCCTTATCCGTGGAACTCGACTCAATGGAGTCCTGCAGTGCCCCCACCTGCCTTCTGCCCTCCAAGCTTTCCAGTATCATTCTACCCCACAGCAACCTATTGGGGCTGTACTGTCCCAGGCTCTTGGAACATCCCTTGGATCACCCcaccatcttcttccccatgtcCCGGGCCTCCAGGCTATGGTCCTAGCTCTCCAACCTTGGGAAAGCATTCAAGAGATGGTAACATGCTTAAACCGAGTAATTCAGAGAAAGAAGATCCAGTAAAACAGAGCAATTCAGAGAAATGCCTTTGGATCCCAAAGACATTGAGGATCGATGATCCTGGGGAAGCTGCCAGGAGTTCCATATGGGCTACACTGGGGATTAAGAACGATAAGGCAGATTCAATCAGTGGAGGAGGGCTCTTCAAAGCCTTCCAGTCAAAGGGTGGTGAAAAGAATCACATGACTGAAACCTCTCACGTACTACAAGCCAATCCTGCAGCATTATCTCGGTCACTCAACTTCCATGAGACCTCATGA